One stretch of Hevea brasiliensis isolate MT/VB/25A 57/8 chromosome 12, ASM3005281v1, whole genome shotgun sequence DNA includes these proteins:
- the LOC110664056 gene encoding probable protein phosphatase 2C 25 gives MSCSVAVSNSPVFSPSSSLFCNNKTPVLISPSPSETLTLTLTHLKASQAPSSSSSSSPSSPCSPLRLRLQKPPSALPSSTLASTSALSLGSSASGTVLKRKRPARLDIPVTAMGFEVPITPAVEEAVIEREGSVYSVYCKRGRREAMEDRFSAVLDLQGDPKQAFFGIFDGHGGSKAAQYASEYLDKNIVKEIDKRDEEQLEDAVKHGYLNTDSQFLKEDLRGGSCCVTALVRKGNLVVSNVGDCRAVVSISGVAEALTSDQRPSREDEKNRIENLGGYVDLIHGVWRIQGSLAVSRGIGDGHLKQWVIAEPETKIIKINHDHEFLILASDGLWDRVGNQEAVNIARPYCVGVDRPEPLAACKKLVDLSVSRGSTDDISVMLIQMKCYI, from the exons ATGTCGTGCTCCGTTGCGGTCTCCAATTCTCCCGTATTCTCTCCTTCATCGTCTCTCTTCTGCAACAACAAAACTCCAGTGTTAATTTCTCCGTCACCGTCTGAAACTCTAACTCTAACACTAACCCATTTAAAAGCTTCGCAGGCTCCAtcgtcatcatcttcttcttctccatCATCTCCTTGCTCTCCTTTACGGCTTCGGCTTCAGAAACCACCCTCTGCCCTCCCTTCTTCTACTTTGGCTTCCACTTCGGCTTTGTCTTTGGGATCATCGGCGTCGGGGACGGTGTTGAAGAGGAAGAGGCCGGCGAGGCTTGATATTCCGGTGACGGCCATGGGGTTCGAAGTACCGATCACGCCGGCGGTTGAGGAAGCGGTGATAGAGAGAGAGGGGTCTGTATATTCCGTgtattgtaaaagagggagaAGAGAGGCTATGGAGGATCGCTTCTCTGCTGTTCTCGACCTTCAGGGAGATCCCAAGCAG GCTTTCTTTGGTATTTTTGATGGGCATGGAGGTTCTAAAGCTGCTCAGTATGCATCAGAATACTTAGATAAGAACATTGTAAAAGAAATTGACAAGAGGGATGAAGAACAACTTGAGGATGCAGTAAAACACGGCTATTTGAACACGGATTCTCAGTTTCTAAAGGAGGATTTGCGAGGTGGCTCGTGTTGCGTGACAGCTCTGGTTCGAAAGGGAAATCTTGTTGTATCCAATGTAGGAGATTGTCGTGCTGTGGTGAGCATAAGTGGTGTTGCTGAGGCCCTAACATCTGATCAACGCCCTTCTAGGGAAGATGAGAAGAACAGAATCGAGAACTTG GGTGGCTATGTTGATTTGATCCATGGTGTTTGGAGAATTCAAGGATCCTTGGCTGTATCCAGGGGTATTGGAGATGGCCATCTTAAGCAGTGGGTAATCGCTGAGCCTGAGACAAAAATTATAAAGATCAACCATGATCATGAGTTCTTGATACTAGCTTCTGATGGCTTGTGGGATAGG GTTGGTAATCAGGAAGCAGTAAACATTGCTCGCCCATATTGCGTAGGAGTTGATAGACCAGAACCATTGGCTGCCTGTAAAAAGCTTGTCGATCTATCTGTTTCTCGAGGTTCCACAGATGATATTAGTGTAATGCTGATCCAGATGAAGTGCTATATCTAA